A stretch of the Lolium perenne isolate Kyuss_39 chromosome 3, Kyuss_2.0, whole genome shotgun sequence genome encodes the following:
- the LOC127345426 gene encoding large ribosomal subunit protein bL27c, whose amino-acid sequence MAFTLVGAFKGLSLSSSSSFLRGDRAALGGNSVGMGVGVATLPARGLTIQMAHKKGAGSTKNGRDSKGQRLGVKIYGDQLAKPGAIIIRQRGTKVYPGNNVGMGKDHTLFALIDGLVKFEKYGPDRKKVSVYPYEKQPENPNSYRARKRENFRLQRERKKARAERTYEPQLVLAAADGSVEVKADC is encoded by the exons ATGGCGTTCACGCTGGTGGGAGCCTTCAAGGGCCTCTCtctctcctcatcctcctccttccTCCGCGGCGACCGCGCCGCGCTCGGAGGCAACAGCGTCGGGATGGGCGTGGGCGTCGCGACGCTGCCGGCGCGCGGGCTGACGATCCAGATGGCGCACAAGAAGGGGGCCGGTAGCACCAAGAACGGCAGGGACTCCAAGGGCCAGCGCCTCGGGGTCAAGATTTACGGCGACCAGCTCGCCAAGCCCGGCGCCATCATCATCCGCCAGCGCGGCACCAAG GTCTATCCTGGAAATAATGTTGGAATGGGCAAGGATCACACCCTCTTCGCTTTGATTGATGGACTTGTCAAGTTTGAGAAATATGGACCAGACAGGAAAAAG GTAAGCGTTTACCCATATGAGAAACAGCCCGAGAACCCAAACAGTTACAGGGCAAGGAAGAGAGAGAACTTCCGCTTGCAGCGTGAGCGCAAGAAGGCAAGAGCAGAGAGAACTTATGAGCCACAGTTGGTGTTGGCAGCTGCCGATGGAAGTGTTGAGGTCAAAGCAGACTGCTGA
- the LOC127345427 gene encoding uncharacterized protein, producing the protein MDPISIEKIKAMRKYRRSRRQQQQKLLPTLTPYMVATCVLCLLLTSPAWFPRLCSLLISFLTTLPDLATAFLLSPKCLFVVGNLIVAFLINESRLAPRSPPASLVDVDGIHEEHVKRNVTSTTTTTVVFTDQSAQVGVVWEGEEEEEEEQGEEELEKRVDDFIARVRRQRKLEAKSFFDTDR; encoded by the coding sequence ATGGATCCAATCAGCATAGAGAAGATCAAGGCCATGAGGAAGTacaggaggagcaggaggcagcagcagcaaaaGCTGCTCCCTACTCTCACCCCTTACATGGTGGCCACTTGTGTTCTTTGCCTGCTGCTTACTAGCCCTGCCTGGTTCCCCAGGCTGTGCTCACTCCTCATCTCCTTCCTCACCACCCTCCCTGACCTGGCCACGGCCTTCTTGCTCAGCCCCAAGTGCCTCTTTGTCGTCGGCAATCTCATCGTCGCCTTcctcatcaatgagtctaggctggCGCCGAGGAGCCCGCCTGCTTCCCTAGTGGATGTGGATGGCATCCACGAGGAGCACGTGAAGAGAAATGTCACGTCGACAACAACGACCACGGTGGTGTTCACAGATCAAAGCGCCCAGGTTGGAGTAGTTTgggagggagaggaggaggaagaggaggaacaagGAGAAGAGGAGCTGGAGAAGAGGGTGGACGATTTCATCGCAAGGGTGAGGAGGCAGAGGAAGCTCGAAGCCAAGAGCTTCTTCGACACTGATCGGTGA